Proteins found in one Drosophila innubila isolate TH190305 chromosome X, UK_Dinn_1.0, whole genome shotgun sequence genomic segment:
- the LOC117793361 gene encoding histone H2A-like — translation MAEEDCQTRGRSKSHSKRAGIVFPVSRIDRNLRKGKYAERFGKGAPIYMAAALEYLVAEILELAGYAAKDNKKIRITPRHLQLAIRNDQELTSLLSKVTIAEGGVVPNIHKCLLPKKTQKK, via the coding sequence ATGGCCGAAGAAGATTGTCAAACTCGAGGACGTTCCAAGTCACATTCAAAGCGTGCTGGCATTGTGTTTCCAGTTAGCCGCATTGATCGCAATCTTCGCAAGGGTAAATATGCCGAGCGTTTTGGCAAAGGTGCACCTATTTATATGGCAGCCGCATTGGAATATCTGGTTGCCGAAATTTTAGAATTAGCTGGCTATGCTGCCAAGGATAACAAGAAAATTCGAATTACACCACGTCATCTACAGCTGGCTATACGTAATGATCAGGAGTTAACCAGTTTGCTTTCAAAAGTTACCATTGCCGAGGGCGGTGTTGTGCCAAATATTCACAAGTGCCTATTGCCAAAGAAGACCCAAAAAAAGTAA